TAAAATTGATGAAATTACACTTCAGTTAAATGACCTTACTGAATGTATTGATGAAATGGTTTTGCGCAGAACAAAAGTTGAAAATTATATAGCCGAACTTTGCGAAGAAATTAAAGGGAACGAAAAAGCTAAAGCGATTTTCAAAAAACTTATGGAAGCAATTGATGTTGGATTAACTTTAGAACTTATGAAAAATAAAGTAACAAATATAATGGCAAATACTGATCAGATAACTATGTCGCTTCAAGTTCAAGACATAACTGCTCAACAACTTGCAGCAGTAAATCATTTGATAATTTCTGTACAACAAAAATTAGGAAATCTGCTTTCAACTGTTGATTCTTCCGGAATTAGTGTAGAAGATAATTTGGAACACAAAAAATTACCAAATGTTCATTTTGATGCTAAGGCAACTTATAATCCTAATGAAAATCAACAAGACTTGGTTGATTCAATAATCAATAATGAAAAAGCGTCACAAGCAGAAATAGACAAATTATTTTCATAAAAAATAAAAGAAAAAAAATGGCTGATTATTCTTTGCTAATAGATCCGGATATGTCGGAAATATTTGAGAGTTTCATTGTTGAAACTAAAGAAACCCTTGAAAAATTAGATTTGGATTTGGTGAAATTAGAAAGTTCACCGGAAGATACAGATCTGCTAAATGAAATTTTTAGATCATTTCATACAGTAAAGGGAACTTCGGGATTTCTTGGACTTGTTAAAATGCAAGAATTAACACACAGACTTGAAGATATTCTCAACAAACTGAGAAAAGGTGAAGTAAAACTTAATTCAACAATTATGGATGGAATACTAAGCGGATATGATGCTTTAAGCGAACTTCTTGTTATAATTGAAGAAAATAAAAATGAAGATTTTGATACAGCGAAAGAAATCAAAAAACTTGAAAACATTATTGAAAAAATAAATAGTAAGAATTTTGATGAACAAATTGTTGCAAAAAATGTAGTTGAAAAAAAATCAAAAAAGAAAAATGATGCGAAAGTAACATCTGTAATAAATTTGGAAATGAATGACGAAGAAATTGAAAAAGCATTTTTAGAAAATGCAAAAAATATTAAAAGTAATAACAAGAATAAAAGTAAAATTAAGAGTAAGAAAAAAGTTATTGAACTAGTTACTAGTGATAACGTTGAAGATTTTGAAGTTAATAAAAATCATGAAGAAAATAATTTGGAAGAATTTGTTGAGCTGGATGTTGCTACTTCAAATGAAGAAATTCAAGAAATAAATAAAGAAAGTGAATCAATAGTTTCTTCAGATAATAGTAAAAAACAAAGTGAAGATAAAAAAACAACAAATAATGGCGTTGAGCAAACAATTAGAGTTGATGTTGAACGATTAGATGAACTTTTAAATTTAGTATCTGAATTAGTATTAGGAAGAAATAGACTTTCCCAATTAAATTCCGATGTTTCAATGAAATATGAAGGAACGGAAATTTCTCGCAATCTTGCTGATACAACTCGACAAATCGATTTGCTCACAACAGAACTTCAGCTTGCCGTAATGAAAACAAGAATGATTAAAATTGAAAAAGTTTTTAATCGTTTTCCAAGATTGGTTAGAGATTTAAGTAAAGAAACCGGGAAAGAAATTAATCTAATTATTAGTGGAGAGAAAACAGAATTAGATAAAACTCTTATTGAAGAAATTAATGATCCCTTGGTTCATATAATTCGTAATTCAATAGATCACGGAGTTGAAACTCCGGAAGTAAGAAAAAAAATTGGAAAACCAGAAAAAGGTACAATTACACTTTCTGCCGAGCATGAAGGAAATCACATAATTATTCTTATAGAAGATGATGGAAAAGGAATTGATCCAAAAGTAATTGTTGAGAAAGCTATTCAAAAAGGATTGATTACAAAAGAAAAAGCAAATGATATTTCAAAACAAGAAATTTATAATTTAATTTTTGCCCCGGGATTTTCAACTGCAGAAAAAGTAACGAATGTATCTGGAAGAGGTGTTGGAATGGATGTTGTAAAAACAAACGTTGCCCGCCTAAGAGGAATTATTGATATTGAATCTGAAGTTGGTAAAGGAACTAGAATATTAATTAAACTTCCGCTCACTCTCGCAATTATTCAAGGTTTACTGGTAAAAGTAATTGGAGAAACAATTGTACTTCCGTTAAACTCTGTTGTTGAAGTTGTAAAAGTAAATAAGAAAGAAATCTATAGCATAAATCATACTGAATGTATAAAACTACGCGAAAGAGTTTTACCACTTATCAATATTGATAAAATTCTTTATCACTCGGATACCTTGCAGCATGTTAGTGATTATCAATTTGTTGTTGTAATTGGTTTAGCAGAAAAAAGATACGGAATAAAAGTTGACAGTTTGATTGGTCAAAAGGAAATTGTTATAAAATCACTTGGAAAATATTTAGGTAATATTGAAGGAATTGCCGGTTCTACAATTATGGGGGATGGAAAAGTTGTAATGATTGCAGATATAGCCGAAATAATTAATAAGCTTAAAGACTAAAATGAAAAACAAAATTAGAATTCTTATTGTTGATGATTCAGCTTTTATGAGAAAATCACTTAGCTTATTATTAGAATCAGATCCATCAATAAGTGTTATCGATACTGCTACTGATGGTTTAGAAGGAATAGAGAAAATAAAAAGATTAAGACCCGATATTGTTACTTTAGATATCGAAATGCCAAGAATGGATGGATTGACTGCACTAAAAAGAATAATGAAAGAATGTCCAACCCCAGTTTTGATGGTAAGTTCATTAACTACAGAAGGCGCTGAAGAAACTTTAAAAGCACTTGAACTTGGCGCAGTTGATTTTATTCCCAAAGCAATGTCTTTTGTAAGTGTTGCAATTACCGGGATCAAAGAAGATTTAATTAGAAAAGTAAAAGCAATATACAGCAGTAAAAATGTTATAAATAGATTAAACAACATAAGTTCTTCTGTTATAACAAAAAATTTAGCTAATAAATCAAATGGTAATTTAACTACTTTACCTAAAATGAACTATAAAGCATTTGCAATCGGTATATCAACCGGCGGACCAATATCATTACAAAAAGTAATTCCTTACTTATCTGATAAAATAAAAATTCCAATATTTATTGTTCAGCATATGCCTCCAAAATTTACAGCATCATTAGCAGAAAGATTAAATGCATTAAGTCATTTGGAAGTAAAAGAAGCAGAAAATAATGAAGTTGTGAGAAATGGAGTTGTTTACATTGCTCCCGGAGGATTTCATTTAATGTTGGAAAAAGAATCACAAGGAACAATAAAAATTAAAACTTCTCAAATGCCTGATAATGTATTGCACAAACCTTCTGTAGATGTTATGCTTGAGTCAGTTCAAAAAATTTACGGTAAAAATATGCTTGGCGTAATAATGACCGGAATGGGAAAGGATGGATTGGAAGGAATTAAAAAATTAAAAAGCGCCGGTGGTTTTTGTGTCGCACAAAATGAACAGACTTGCGTTGTTTACGGAATGCCAAGAGCAATTGTTGATAACGGTTTAGCTGATGTTATTGCTCCGTTAGAAGAAATTCCTAAAATTTTAAATCAAGCGGTATAATTATGAATAATTTTAATGAATCTATTTTTAGAGAAATATCATATAGGAATGAAATTGTTTCCGGAAATTTAATTTCTGCAGAAGAAGTTGAAGTTATTGGAACAAGTAAAATATCTGTTGAAGAAGAAAGCCATGAAGGAATTAAAATTATCCTTAATAAAGATGAATTTGACAATATCAAAGAAATAAAATTTGTTTGTTCATGTGGAGAAACCAAATCTGTATTATTAGATTATAGTGAAGAATAATTCTCAACTGACTAATTTTAGCCAATCTTTTAAGTTCACCACAATAAATTTATTAAATAAACCAACTTTTTACTGGCATTAGTTTTGCGTTATCCACTTAAAAAAGGTGGATTAAAATGCCAATCCCAGAAAATAAAATATTAGAAAATCTACTTAATTATAGTGCTATCAAGCAGAAAGTAATTAGTCAAAATTTAGCTAATTCAGAAACTGTTGGCTACAAAAGAAGGGATGTAGCTTTTAAAGAAATGCTTCAACAAGGAATGAAAACACTTTCCAACGTGCATTTAAAAGATGAAGATTTTGAAATTACACTTGATGAAAATACAGAAAATCTTTCCGGAATTAACAATGTTGATGTTAATAAAGAAATGGCAGAATTAGCACAAAACTCAATAATGTTCAAATTTGGCTCTAAAAAGATTAATAGCTATTACCAAACTTTGCAAAAAGTTATTAGAGGAGGTAGTTAATGGAAATAAGACCAAACTTCTCATCGTTTAAAATTAGTTCCAAAGGAATGAGTATACAAAAACAAAGAATGGAATTAATAACAGAGAATATTGCAAATACAAGCACTACAAAAACTGAAAAAGGAACTCCATATCAGCGCAAATTTATTAGGGTTGAGCAAGATAAAGAAAACCTAACTCGTAAAAATTCTCTGCCATTAAAAAATTCCGGGTTTACACTTGAAAGTATGTACAAAAATAATTTGCAAGCAAAAGGAGTTGAAAGCTTTGAACCGGAATTAAATTTAAAAATTAATGTTGAAACAGATAATTCCGAAGGTGAATTAGTTTATATGCCAGATCATCCTGATGCAAATGAAGAAGGTTATGTAAATATGCCAAATGTTAGCGTTGTTACAGAAATGGTTGATATGATTTCTGCATCAAGAAGTTTTGAAGCAAATTTAACAGCTTTTAATTCGGCCAAACAAATTGCAAAAGATTCATTGGAGATATAGATGAATATTTCTACAAATTCAGTAGGTAACTACAAACCTATTAATAATATTTCAACAAAAAATCTTACAAATGCTCAAAACAAAAAAAATGAAATTACTAATGATATAACAAAAGAAGAAAAAAACTATTTCACGAAATTATATCCAAATGAAAAAAACACAATTAATGATTACCAGTTTTATAATAAAGACGGCGATAAGAAAACAGTATTAGTCGGTTCACTTTTTGATAAAAGAGGTTAATATGAAAACAATTGGGTTAGGAAATTTCATACCGAAATTTCCCCAACAAAATTCAACAAAAAATATAGATCCAAATTCAAAGTTCGATGGATTACTAAGCAATTTCATTAAGGGAGTAAATGTTGATCAACTTGACAGTAAGCAAATTACTACTGATTTTATTGAGGGAAAAGACGTTGAAATTCACGAAGTAATGATTGCTGGCGAAAAAGCGAAAACAAGTTTAGATCTATTAATGCAGATTAGAAATAAAACAGTTGATATGTATAAAGAATTAACAAGGATGCAATAAAAGTGGATAAAGCAAAAGACTCATTCTCGGCTTTAGTTAATATATTTAATAAGTTAACAATTCAACAGCGTTTAATGCTTGGCGGAATTGCAGTTGTTGCAATTGTTCTGCTAATTTTTATTCTCGTAGCTTTTAATGAACCAAGCTACACAACATTATATTCAAATCTTGCACCGGAAGAAGCATCCGAAGTTGTAAGCTATCTATCATCTCAAAAAATTCAGTACAAACTTGAAGATAATGGAAATACAATAAGTGTTTCAAAAACTGATATTTACGAAGTAAGATTGGCACTTGCTGGAAAAGGAATTCCTTCAACCGGGATGATTGGTTATGAAATCTTTGATAAGAATACAATTGGTATGTCAGAGTTTATGCAGAAGCTAAACTTTAAAAGAGCACTCGAAGGTGAAATTGCGCGCACCATTATTCAACAAGAAGGAATTGAAAATGCGCGTGTTCATATTGTAACACCGGAGAAAGCAGTTTTTAAGGATGAACAAAAGGAAGCAACTGCATCTGTTGTTTTAAAGTTAAGATCAAATTATTCATTACCAGAAAACAGCATTTTGGCTATAACAAATTTAGTTGCTTCAAGTGTTGAAGGATTAGATGCTGGAAACGTAACAATTATTGATGGCAAAGGAAGATTACTTTCTAAAAAACCGGAAGATAGCGAACTTGCAATAAACAGCGGTAAACAATATGAAATTAAAAGTAGTATTGAAAAATATCTTGCGAAAAAAGCTCAAACAATTTTAGATAAAATTTTAGGTTATGATAATTCTGATGTTAAGGTAAATGTTGAATTGGATTTTAATCAATTAGAAAAAACTTTAGAAACATACGATCCGGAATCTCAAGTTGCAATAAGTGAACAAACTTCAAGAAATACAAGCAGCGGAAAAAGTTTAAGTGATTCTAACGCAGTATTTACAGAAACATCAACAACAAATTACGAGTTAAGCAAAACAATTGAACATATGATTGCAGGAACTGGAAGCATTAAAAGAATAACTCTTGCGGCAGTTATAAACGGAGTGAAATCAGAAGTTCAAAATGGTGAGGAAACAACAATTGTTAATGAACCAAGATCAGAAGAGCAGTTACAGCAATTAGAATTATTGTTGAGACAAGCCGTGGGTATTGATCCGACTCGTAATGATGAGGTTTCGATTGTAAGTATTCCGTTTGAAACAAATAATTTAGAATCCGAAGATGGTTTTGGAGGATCGCCATTAGATAATGTTGGCGATTATATGAATTACTTAATTCTTTTAATCGGAATACTTGGGGCAATGTTCATTCTAAAAACACTGCTTACAAAACTAAAAGAAGAAAAAATTATGATTGGTACAGTTGGCGCAGGAGGTGGAAATTTTACCGAGCGTACATTTGAAACAGGTGCAATTGAACCACCGATGTGGGATCCTGGTTTATCATTAAAGAAAAATAAAAAAGCTAAAAAGCCGTTATTTGAAATGGGTGATATTGAAGATGAAATTACAGATGAAGCAGTTATGAAGAAAATGAAACAAGATAAAATAATTAATTACGTTAGTAAAAATCCGGCAGAAGCAGCAAAATTAATAAACTCATGGTTGAAAGAAGATGAATACTAGTGAACAAATAAAAACAACCGGAATTACAAAAAAAGATTTAAACGGAATTCAAAAATCAGCTTTGCTCCTAATTGCATTAAATGTTGAAACTGCCGCACAAGTTTTTAAGTATTTAGAGCCGACTGATGTTGAATCAATATCAGCAGAAATATCAAAAGTTAAAAATATTCCATCACATATTGTTGAGCAAGTAATTGATGATTATCATGATTTAGTAACCGCTCGCGAATATGTATTAGAAGGTGGAATTGATTATGCACAGCAAGTTTTGGAAAAATCTTTCGGGTTATCCAAAGCTATGGAAGTTATTGAAAAAGTAAAAAACCTAACAACTCTTCATGGATTTGATGTACTAAAAAAAGCTGATTCAACTCAGCTTGTTAATTTTTTAAATAAAGAACATCCGCAAACAATTGCATTAATTTTATCACATTTAAGTCCGGACCAAACTGCAGAAGCATTAATAGAATTGCCGGAAGATATTAGAACAGATGTAATTTATAGAATAGCAACTTTAGGAAAAATTTCTCCGCAAACTTTAACACAAATTGAAAAAGTTGTGGATGAACTTGCCGGATTTTCTATCAATCAAACTATGGGGCAATTGGGCGGAACCAAAAGTGTCGCAAATATTCTAAATAGAATAAACATCACAATGAATAAAGAAATTATTGCTGCTATTGAAAACAAGGATGAAGATGTTGCGTTCGAAATTAAAAGATTGATGTTCTTGTTTGATGATATAATTCATTTGCAAGATAGAGATATTCAAAGAATTCTTAAAGAAGTTGATAGAAAAGATCTGGCTTTAGCATTAAAGGTTGCCGATGAAAGAGTTCAAGAAAAAGTTTTTGGAAATATGTCTGAAAGAGCTGCTGATCTATTAAAAGAAGAATTGCAATTTATGGGACCAGTTAAACTTAAAGAAGTTGAAGCTGCACAAGGAAGAATTGTTGATCAAATTAAGAAATTAGAAGAACAAGAAGAGGTTACAATTAGTTTTAGAGGCGGCGGATCCGAAGAAGTATATGTCTGACAAAATTAGACTTAACATTAAATCAAGAAATCTTAAAGCAATTATTCAGAAGAAGGATGAAGAGAATAAAGCATTTTATGATTATGCTGAATTATTGGAAAAAGAGAAAGTTGAGAATGCGCATAAAATTGAACTAGAGAATGTTTATAAAAATGGTTTTGAAGTTGGGAAACAAAATGCTGAAGAAAAATTAAGTGAAAAACATAATCAAGAATTAATTGAGCAAGCAGAAGAATTTTATAAAATTATAAAAACATTTGAAGATACAATAAAGCAGTATGAAAATAATTTTCATAAAATAGTTATAAATGTTGCTCAAAAAATATCAGAAAGAATTATTAAAAGAGAGATTGAACAAAAAAATATAATAACAGAAATTCTTGAGCAAAATTTAAGCAAAGTATATGGTGCAAATGAAATTACAATAAAACTTAATCCGTCAGATTTTAAAATAGTTGAGAAAACCAATAGAGAAAAAATGAGCAGTTTTGGAATTTCAAAAATAAAATTTGAACCAAGCGAAAGTATTACAAAAGGTGGATGCCTAATTGAAACAGAAATTGGAAATTTAGATGCAAGAATTGAAAGTCAGATAAATGAAATTATTAAATCATTGGAAAATAAACTCACAAAAACTAATAGCGAATGAATGAACTGATTGAAGATATTGTTGAAACTTATAATCATTTAATTGAGGTTACTGATCCAATTAAAATTAATGGAAAAGTAACAGATGTAATTGGATTTATAATAGTTTCTGTTGGACCAAATGTTTCACTTGGTGAAATTTGTTCAGTAATTGATAGAACCGGTTATGAAATTTGTAAATCGGAAGTTGTTGGTTTTAAAGATGGTAAAGTTTTATCAATTGCTCTTGGTAATATTCAAAATATTGCACCATCTTGCCAAATTGTTTCTTCCGGAAAAAGTTTTTCAATTGGTGTTGGAGCGCAGTTATTAGGAAGAGTAATTGACGGTTTTGGAAATCCAATTGATGATAAAGGTGATATAAATTATACAATTATTAAAAATACTCACAGAGAACCGCCAAATCCTTTAACAAGAAAAAGAATTGATTCACCGCTTCAAACCGGTGTTAGAGCAATTGATGGATTATTAACTGTAGGGAAAGGACAAAGAGTTGGAATCTTTGCTGGTAGCGGTGTTGGCAAAAGTGTTTTGCTTGGAATGATTGCACGAAATACCACAGCGGATGTAAGCGTAATTGTGTTAGTTGGTGAAAGAGGAAGAGAAGTTCGAGAATTCATTGAAAAAGATTTAGGCGAAGAAGGATTAAAAAAATCAGTTATTGTTGTTGCTACAAGTGATAAACCATCGCTTGCGAGAATTAAAGCTGCATATATTGGAACTACAATTGCTGAATATTTTAGAGACCTTGGTAAAGATGTTGTTTTAATGATGGATTCCGTAACTCGTTTTGCACATGCTCAAAGAGAAGTTGGAATTACAATTGGTGAACCACCAACAACTAAAGGATATACACCTTCTGTATTTGCAGTTTTACCTAAATTACTTGAAAGAGCCGGAACATCTACAAAGGGAAGTATCACTGGATTTTATACTGTTCTTGTGGATGGCGATGATATGACAGATCCAATTGCAGATAGCGTTAGATCAATTCTGGATGGACATTTTGTTCTAACAAGGAAATTAGCAAATAAGGGACAGTTCCCGGCAATCGATCCACTGCAAAGTATAAGTAGAGTTATGCCAGATATTGTTCCGGAAGATCATAGAAAACGATCACAAGAATTTAATGAAATTCTCTCTGCATATAATGAAGCAGAAGATTTAATAAATATTGGAGCTTATGTTAAGGGAAGTAATCCGCAGATTGACCATGCACTTAACAAAATAAGCGGGTTAAGAAATTATCTTAAACAAGGTATAAATGAAGAAGCAATATATTCGGATTCAATAAATCGATTAAACAATTTAATTGAAAAACCTTTGGGATGATAATTGGCGAAATTCAAATATAAGTTTGATACAATAAAATCAATTAAAGAAAGATTTGAAAAAATAGTAATGAAGGAACTTTCTATTATCAATTTAGAAATAGAAAGAATAAAAAATGAAATAGAAAATTTAAAATTGGAATTGAAAGAGACACGAATTAAAAAACTTTCAAATCTAACAATCAGAATAAAAGATATTCAGTTTTATACAAAACACGAAAATTATTTAGATCGGCAGATAAATTTATTACGGAAAGAACTTACGAAGAAAAATATTGAGAAAGAAAAAAAGTTAAAAGAATTAATAAAAAAATCTAAAGAAACAAAAACTTTTGAATTGCTTGAAGAAAAACACAGAATAGAATTTTTTAAGGCTCAAGAAAAAATTGAGCAAATTGAATTAGACGAAATTGCAGTTAAGGAATTTAATAGGTAATAAAGTGAAAAATATAATTATTTACTCGGTCTTATTTATATCAGCATTTATTGGAACAACAATTGGAATTTATACTTTTAATAACAAATATGTTGATTTGTTCAAATTTGATTTTAGAGACAAAGCCGCTTTTGAAAAAGCACTTCAAGATAGTTTAGCAACTTTACATGCCGATAGTCTTGCGGTTAGTGATAGTGTGCATTTAAGTAATTCAGATTCACTAAAGCATTTGTCAAATAGTAATAACAATTCAGATTCTGAGATTGATTCAACAAAAATTTTATATGAACAAAAATTAGCAGAGAAAGATAAAGAAATAGAAAATTTGAAAAACAAAATGAATGAAAAAAGTGGCGGTAAATATCAAGACTGGTTGAAGAAGACAA
The nucleotide sequence above comes from Ignavibacteriota bacterium. Encoded proteins:
- the fliI gene encoding flagellar protein export ATPase FliI; protein product: MNELIEDIVETYNHLIEVTDPIKINGKVTDVIGFIIVSVGPNVSLGEICSVIDRTGYEICKSEVVGFKDGKVLSIALGNIQNIAPSCQIVSSGKSFSIGVGAQLLGRVIDGFGNPIDDKGDINYTIIKNTHREPPNPLTRKRIDSPLQTGVRAIDGLLTVGKGQRVGIFAGSGVGKSVLLGMIARNTTADVSVIVLVGERGREVREFIEKDLGEEGLKKSVIVVATSDKPSLARIKAAYIGTTIAEYFRDLGKDVVLMMDSVTRFAHAQREVGITIGEPPTTKGYTPSVFAVLPKLLERAGTSTKGSITGFYTVLVDGDDMTDPIADSVRSILDGHFVLTRKLANKGQFPAIDPLQSISRVMPDIVPEDHRKRSQEFNEILSAYNEAEDLINIGAYVKGSNPQIDHALNKISGLRNYLKQGINEEAIYSDSINRLNNLIEKPLG
- the fliE gene encoding flagellar hook-basal body complex protein FliE, translated to MKTIGLGNFIPKFPQQNSTKNIDPNSKFDGLLSNFIKGVNVDQLDSKQITTDFIEGKDVEIHEVMIAGEKAKTSLDLLMQIRNKTVDMYKELTRMQ
- the fliG gene encoding flagellar motor switch protein FliG, with amino-acid sequence MNTSEQIKTTGITKKDLNGIQKSALLLIALNVETAAQVFKYLEPTDVESISAEISKVKNIPSHIVEQVIDDYHDLVTAREYVLEGGIDYAQQVLEKSFGLSKAMEVIEKVKNLTTLHGFDVLKKADSTQLVNFLNKEHPQTIALILSHLSPDQTAEALIELPEDIRTDVIYRIATLGKISPQTLTQIEKVVDELAGFSINQTMGQLGGTKSVANILNRINITMNKEIIAAIENKDEDVAFEIKRLMFLFDDIIHLQDRDIQRILKEVDRKDLALALKVADERVQEKVFGNMSERAADLLKEELQFMGPVKLKEVEAAQGRIVDQIKKLEEQEEVTISFRGGGSEEVYV
- a CDS encoding chemotaxis response regulator protein-glutamate methylesterase, which translates into the protein MKNKIRILIVDDSAFMRKSLSLLLESDPSISVIDTATDGLEGIEKIKRLRPDIVTLDIEMPRMDGLTALKRIMKECPTPVLMVSSLTTEGAEETLKALELGAVDFIPKAMSFVSVAITGIKEDLIRKVKAIYSSKNVINRLNNISSSVITKNLANKSNGNLTTLPKMNYKAFAIGISTGGPISLQKVIPYLSDKIKIPIFIVQHMPPKFTASLAERLNALSHLEVKEAENNEVVRNGVVYIAPGGFHLMLEKESQGTIKIKTSQMPDNVLHKPSVDVMLESVQKIYGKNMLGVIMTGMGKDGLEGIKKLKSAGGFCVAQNEQTCVVYGMPRAIVDNGLADVIAPLEEIPKILNQAV
- the fliF gene encoding flagellar M-ring protein FliF; the protein is MDKAKDSFSALVNIFNKLTIQQRLMLGGIAVVAIVLLIFILVAFNEPSYTTLYSNLAPEEASEVVSYLSSQKIQYKLEDNGNTISVSKTDIYEVRLALAGKGIPSTGMIGYEIFDKNTIGMSEFMQKLNFKRALEGEIARTIIQQEGIENARVHIVTPEKAVFKDEQKEATASVVLKLRSNYSLPENSILAITNLVASSVEGLDAGNVTIIDGKGRLLSKKPEDSELAINSGKQYEIKSSIEKYLAKKAQTILDKILGYDNSDVKVNVELDFNQLEKTLETYDPESQVAISEQTSRNTSSGKSLSDSNAVFTETSTTNYELSKTIEHMIAGTGSIKRITLAAVINGVKSEVQNGEETTIVNEPRSEEQLQQLELLLRQAVGIDPTRNDEVSIVSIPFETNNLESEDGFGGSPLDNVGDYMNYLILLIGILGAMFILKTLLTKLKEEKIMIGTVGAGGGNFTERTFETGAIEPPMWDPGLSLKKNKKAKKPLFEMGDIEDEITDEAVMKKMKQDKIINYVSKNPAEAAKLINSWLKEDEY
- the flgB gene encoding flagellar basal body rod protein FlgB, whose protein sequence is MPIPENKILENLLNYSAIKQKVISQNLANSETVGYKRRDVAFKEMLQQGMKTLSNVHLKDEDFEITLDENTENLSGINNVDVNKEMAELAQNSIMFKFGSKKINSYYQTLQKVIRGGS
- the flgC gene encoding flagellar basal body rod protein FlgC; the protein is MEIRPNFSSFKISSKGMSIQKQRMELITENIANTSTTKTEKGTPYQRKFIRVEQDKENLTRKNSLPLKNSGFTLESMYKNNLQAKGVESFEPELNLKINVETDNSEGELVYMPDHPDANEEGYVNMPNVSVVTEMVDMISASRSFEANLTAFNSAKQIAKDSLEI
- a CDS encoding flagellar FliJ family protein, with the protein product MAKFKYKFDTIKSIKERFEKIVMKELSIINLEIERIKNEIENLKLELKETRIKKLSNLTIRIKDIQFYTKHENYLDRQINLLRKELTKKNIEKEKKLKELIKKSKETKTFELLEEKHRIEFFKAQEKIEQIELDEIAVKEFNR
- a CDS encoding protein phosphatase CheZ; amino-acid sequence: MSKSVRNLNDIIGRLHEVDNVFKFGEKMIPVIEGFVAFISDFIPFIEQVSGSIQDSRSKIPEASNQLDKVTNATELAMTEVLDKIDEITLQLNDLTECIDEMVLRRTKVENYIAELCEEIKGNEKAKAIFKKLMEAIDVGLTLELMKNKVTNIMANTDQITMSLQVQDITAQQLAAVNHLIISVQQKLGNLLSTVDSSGISVEDNLEHKKLPNVHFDAKATYNPNENQQDLVDSIINNEKASQAEIDKLFS
- a CDS encoding chemotaxis protein CheA gives rise to the protein MADYSLLIDPDMSEIFESFIVETKETLEKLDLDLVKLESSPEDTDLLNEIFRSFHTVKGTSGFLGLVKMQELTHRLEDILNKLRKGEVKLNSTIMDGILSGYDALSELLVIIEENKNEDFDTAKEIKKLENIIEKINSKNFDEQIVAKNVVEKKSKKKNDAKVTSVINLEMNDEEIEKAFLENAKNIKSNNKNKSKIKSKKKVIELVTSDNVEDFEVNKNHEENNLEEFVELDVATSNEEIQEINKESESIVSSDNSKKQSEDKKTTNNGVEQTIRVDVERLDELLNLVSELVLGRNRLSQLNSDVSMKYEGTEISRNLADTTRQIDLLTTELQLAVMKTRMIKIEKVFNRFPRLVRDLSKETGKEINLIISGEKTELDKTLIEEINDPLVHIIRNSIDHGVETPEVRKKIGKPEKGTITLSAEHEGNHIIILIEDDGKGIDPKVIVEKAIQKGLITKEKANDISKQEIYNLIFAPGFSTAEKVTNVSGRGVGMDVVKTNVARLRGIIDIESEVGKGTRILIKLPLTLAIIQGLLVKVIGETIVLPLNSVVEVVKVNKKEIYSINHTECIKLRERVLPLINIDKILYHSDTLQHVSDYQFVVVIGLAEKRYGIKVDSLIGQKEIVIKSLGKYLGNIEGIAGSTIMGDGKVVMIADIAEIINKLKD